Proteins from a single region of Leuconostoc gasicomitatum LMG 18811:
- the dprA gene encoding DNA-processing protein DprA — MNLNQQLLAIHLTQGIGIATESRLIEAMNSNLLPSIYPWPLDLLLQITHRGYHDRIRATYATALQRASNFKGNYITYPDDNYPQRLREIFEPPLVLFYEGHLAALNLPSLSVVGTRSATIYGLNSLRHLLPPVIQSSIAIVSGLAQGIDVMAHQITFANNGVPIAVIGTGTDVAYPRRNTSLQKQIAQQGLVVSEYGPGIGPHRSHFPARNRIIAGLSSATLVVEAKIKSGSLITANAALQNNREVLSIPGSIFSEESQGTNELLSLGAKLITKSQDIIESVQILDTI, encoded by the coding sequence ATGAACTTAAACCAACAATTACTGGCAATTCATTTGACACAAGGGATTGGCATTGCGACTGAGTCTCGTCTTATTGAAGCAATGAATTCTAACTTGTTACCAAGTATTTATCCTTGGCCGCTAGATTTATTACTACAAATAACTCATCGTGGTTACCATGATAGAATTCGTGCAACCTATGCGACGGCATTACAACGCGCAAGTAATTTTAAGGGTAATTATATTACTTACCCTGATGATAACTACCCGCAACGTTTGCGAGAAATATTTGAGCCACCACTTGTGTTGTTTTATGAAGGACACTTGGCAGCTTTAAATTTACCGAGTTTATCAGTCGTAGGTACCCGCTCAGCTACGATTTATGGTCTAAATAGTTTGCGTCATTTGTTACCACCAGTTATTCAATCTAGCATTGCAATTGTTTCTGGATTGGCACAAGGAATAGACGTCATGGCTCATCAAATTACTTTTGCTAACAATGGTGTCCCGATTGCAGTTATCGGTACTGGTACGGATGTGGCATATCCTAGACGTAACACGTCACTGCAAAAGCAGATTGCGCAACAAGGATTAGTAGTCAGTGAGTACGGTCCTGGTATCGGACCACATCGCTCTCACTTTCCAGCAAGAAATCGAATTATTGCTGGATTATCCTCAGCCACTTTAGTCGTTGAGGCAAAAATAAAGTCAGGTAGTTTAATTACTGCTAATGCTGCCTTACAAAATAATCGTGAAGTATTATCAATTCCAGGATCTATTTTTTCAGAAGAATCACAAGGTACGAATGAATTACTTAGTTTGGGTGCCAAGTTAATCACAAAATCCCAAGATATTATAGAAAGTGTCCAAATACTTGATACAATCTGA
- a CDS encoding ABC-F family ATP-binding cassette domain-containing protein, with amino-acid sequence MKQFRVDNLKSTYGEKVLFNDISFLMTEGDRIGLIGVNGSGKTSLLNAISGVNLADSGKIFKQNDYSIGYLTQNPTLDDNALVMDAILSGDQPVFKTIRQYQYALQQFGEQPTNIKIAQNFEDAQNAMDRDEAWTTEAQVKAILTQLHMPDLQRQIGELSGGQRKRVGLAQILIEAPDLLILDEPTNHLDFDSIAWLEKYLANYKGVVLAVTHDRYFLDAVTTRIFELSFGDLYEYKGNYQDYMIGKSQRVEQSKVADHKQQQLYKQELAWMRKSARARTTKQTARENAFSELESQMGNLKLDDDVAVNLGQQRLGKKVIVIDNASIKFDDKIILENFNLRIAAGDRIGITGENGAGKSTFLNAIAGRLPVTSGVIELGETVKMAYYTQSTEEIPDDKRVIAYLSDVAESVTDKNGNQVSVSELLEQFLFPPFMHGTLIRKLSGGEKRRLYLLKLLLQQPNVLLLDEPTNDLDIGTLTVLEDFLSGFSGAVITVSHDRYFLDKVASQLYMFQGQGVVERYDGLFSQYLIEHADDRLNVSEKIAVSKSKSVTIQKKKLTYNEKKEWETIEDDIAKLEARLAAIPDDMAKNGTDYVKLGDLQKESDKLEAELDKKMDRWEYLSEIVAG; translated from the coding sequence ATGAAACAATTTAGAGTAGACAATTTAAAAAGTACATATGGCGAGAAGGTATTATTTAATGATATCTCATTTTTAATGACAGAAGGTGACCGTATTGGTCTGATTGGTGTTAATGGGTCTGGAAAAACTTCCCTACTCAATGCTATTTCTGGTGTCAATTTGGCTGATTCAGGTAAAATATTCAAACAAAATGATTATAGTATTGGGTATCTAACACAAAATCCAACATTAGATGACAATGCTTTAGTTATGGATGCTATTTTATCGGGGGACCAACCAGTTTTCAAAACAATTAGACAATATCAGTATGCATTGCAACAATTTGGTGAACAACCGACTAATATTAAAATTGCGCAAAATTTCGAAGATGCACAAAATGCAATGGATCGTGACGAAGCGTGGACAACTGAGGCACAAGTCAAAGCAATTTTAACGCAATTACATATGCCTGATTTGCAACGTCAAATTGGCGAATTATCGGGTGGGCAGCGTAAACGTGTCGGTTTAGCACAAATATTAATTGAAGCGCCTGATCTATTAATTTTAGATGAACCAACAAACCACCTAGATTTTGATTCAATTGCTTGGTTAGAAAAATATCTGGCTAATTATAAAGGCGTTGTCTTGGCAGTAACCCATGATCGTTATTTTTTGGATGCAGTAACGACGCGTATTTTCGAACTATCATTTGGTGATTTATATGAATATAAAGGCAATTATCAAGACTATATGATTGGCAAATCCCAACGTGTTGAACAAAGTAAGGTAGCTGATCATAAGCAGCAACAGCTTTATAAGCAAGAGTTGGCTTGGATGCGTAAGTCAGCACGCGCGCGGACAACGAAACAAACAGCTCGTGAGAATGCTTTTTCTGAATTAGAGTCACAGATGGGTAATTTAAAATTAGACGACGATGTTGCTGTTAATTTAGGACAGCAGCGTTTGGGAAAAAAAGTGATTGTTATTGACAATGCTAGTATTAAGTTTGATGATAAAATCATATTGGAAAATTTTAATTTGCGTATAGCAGCAGGCGATCGAATTGGTATCACTGGTGAAAACGGTGCCGGCAAGTCAACCTTTTTGAATGCAATTGCAGGTCGTTTACCTGTAACAAGTGGCGTGATTGAATTAGGTGAAACAGTCAAAATGGCCTATTACACGCAAAGTACAGAAGAAATACCAGATGATAAAAGAGTTATTGCTTATTTATCAGATGTTGCTGAATCGGTGACGGATAAAAATGGTAATCAGGTGAGTGTTTCAGAATTGCTAGAGCAATTTTTGTTTCCGCCTTTCATGCACGGTACATTGATACGTAAGTTGTCTGGTGGTGAAAAAAGGCGATTGTATCTCTTGAAGCTTTTATTACAACAACCAAATGTTTTATTGTTAGATGAACCAACAAACGATTTAGATATTGGGACGTTGACCGTGTTAGAGGATTTTTTGTCAGGATTTTCTGGAGCTGTCATTACTGTTTCTCATGACCGTTACTTTTTAGATAAGGTAGCAAGTCAGTTATATATGTTCCAAGGTCAGGGCGTTGTTGAACGTTATGATGGTTTATTTAGTCAATATTTAATAGAGCATGCAGATGATCGACTAAACGTATCAGAAAAGATAGCTGTTTCAAAATCTAAATCAGTTACAATACAAAAGAAGAAATTAACCTATAACGAAAAAAAAGAATGGGAAACAATTGAAGATGATATTGCAAAGTTAGAAGCTAGATTAGCTGCTATACCAGACGACATGGCAAAAAATGGTACTGACTATGTTAAGCTTGGCGATTTGCAAAAAGAATCCGACAAACTTGAAGCAGAACTTGATAAGAAAATGGATCGATGGGAGTATTTGAGCGAAATTGTCGCAGGATAG
- a CDS encoding dihydroorotate oxidase gives MQLTANIQNYHFNHILLNAAGVMCQTSMELDTVLASEYTGAVVTKSATPLVRPGNPAPRYYELNNGLGTINSMGLPNEGFDYYMDYVDTKETYKPIFFSIAGLSKQENIAMLHQLQDADFDGLIELNLSCPNVPGKPQTGYDFEATEQILTEVFAFFKKPLGVKLPPYFDIVHFDDIAAILNKFPLAFVNTINSIGNGLVIDQDTDTVVIKPKAGFGGIGGTLVKATALANVRALRDRLNTTIKIIGTGGVTTGRDVYDHLLCGADLVEVGSQLAIEGITVFERLEKELTEILTEKGYDSLDDVRGQLKIMS, from the coding sequence ATGCAACTCACAGCCAATATTCAAAACTACCATTTTAATCACATTTTGCTTAACGCTGCTGGTGTCATGTGTCAAACTAGCATGGAGTTAGATACAGTTCTAGCATCTGAATATACTGGAGCAGTTGTTACTAAATCTGCCACGCCCTTGGTACGTCCTGGTAACCCTGCACCACGTTATTATGAACTAAATAATGGTTTAGGAACGATTAATTCAATGGGATTGCCAAATGAAGGCTTTGACTATTACATGGACTATGTTGACACTAAAGAAACTTATAAGCCCATTTTCTTTTCAATTGCTGGTTTATCCAAACAAGAAAACATTGCGATGTTGCATCAATTACAAGATGCTGATTTTGATGGTCTCATTGAATTAAATCTATCATGCCCAAATGTTCCTGGTAAACCTCAAACGGGTTATGATTTTGAAGCCACAGAACAAATACTAACTGAAGTTTTTGCTTTCTTTAAAAAACCTTTAGGGGTTAAATTACCACCCTATTTTGACATTGTTCATTTTGATGATATTGCGGCGATCCTAAATAAATTTCCTTTAGCTTTTGTTAATACGATTAATTCAATTGGCAACGGATTAGTCATTGATCAAGATACTGATACTGTCGTTATTAAACCCAAAGCAGGTTTCGGTGGTATTGGCGGCACATTGGTCAAAGCAACAGCTTTAGCTAATGTTCGTGCACTGCGCGACAGATTAAATACAACTATTAAAATCATTGGTACAGGTGGTGTAACAACTGGTCGTGATGTATATGACCATCTATTGTGTGGTGCTGATTTAGTTGAAGTTGGTTCGCAACTTGCTATTGAAGGTATTACTGTCTTTGAACGATTAGAGAAAGAACTAACCGAGATACTCACAGAAAAAGGTTATGATTCTTTGGATGATGTACGTGGACAATTAAAAATTATGTCATAA